In the genome of Phacochoerus africanus isolate WHEZ1 chromosome 10, ROS_Pafr_v1, whole genome shotgun sequence, one region contains:
- the AMBN gene encoding ameloblastin, whose translation MEGFTVQRSSGEEVREKAIEIPLFKMKDMVLILCLLKMSSAVPAFPRQPGTPGVASLSLETMRQLGSLQGLNMLSQYSRFGFGKSFNSLWMHGLLPPHSSFQWMRPREHETQQYEYSLPVHPPPLPSQPSLQPQQPGQKPFLQPTVVTSIQNPVQKGVPQPPIYQGHPPLQQVEGPMVQQQVAPSEKPPEAELHFVRFDCSVILIFLMQLPGLDFADPQDPSMFPIARLISQGPVPQDKPSPLYPGMFYMSYGANQLNAPARLGILSSEEMAGGRGGPLAYGAMFPGFGGMRPNLGGMPPNSAKGGDFTLEFDSPAAGTKGPEKGEGGAEGSPAAEANTADPESPALFSEVASGVLGGLLANPKGKIPNLARGPAGRSRGPPGVTPADADPLMTPGLADAYETYGADETTTLGLQEEMTMDSTVTPYSEHTSMPGNKAQQPQIKHDAWRFQEP comes from the exons ATTCCACTTTTCAAAATGAAGGACATGGTACTGATCCTGTGCCTCCTGAAAATGAGTTCTGCAGTGCCG GCATTTCCTCGGCAACCTGGAACCCCAGGTGTGGCTAGTTTGAGCCTTGAG acaATGAGACAGTTGGGAAGTTTGCAGGGACTAAACATGCTTTCTCAG TATTCAAGATTTGGCTTTGGGAAATCATTTAATTCTCTGTGGATGCATGGTCTCCTTCCACCACACTCCTCCTTCCAATGGATGAGACCAAGGGAACATGAAACTCAACAG TATGAATATTCTTTGCCTGTGCACCCCCCACCTCTCCCATCGCAGCCATCCTTGCAGCCTCAACAGCCGGGACAGAAGCCTTTCCTCCAGCCCACTGTCGTAACCTCCATCCAGAACCCAGTCCAGAAGGGAGTACCTCAGCCTCCAATTTACCAGGGACATCCGCCCTTGCAGCAAGTAGAGGGGCCAATGGTTCAGCAGCAGGTGGCACCATCAGAAAAGCCACCAGAGGCCGAG ttacactTTGTCCGTTTTGATTGTTCAGTAATTCTGATATTTCTGATGCAGCTACCAGGACTGGATTTTGCTGATCCACAAGATCCATCG ATGTTTCCAATAGCCCGTTTGATATCTCAGGGACCAGTGCCACAAGATAAGCCATCTCCA ctTTATCCAGGAATGTTTTACATGTCCTACGGAGCAAATCAATTG AACGCTCCTGCCAGACTTGGCATCCTGAGCTCAGAAGAAATGGCG ggaggaagaggaggccccTTGGCCTATGGAGCCATGTTCCCAGGATTTGGAGGCATGAGGCCCAACCTTGGAGGGATGCCCCCCAACTCAGCCAAGGGTGGGGACTTTACTCTGGAGTTTGACTCCCCAGCTGCTGGAACCAAAGGCCCCgagaagggagaaggaggtgCAGAAGGCTCTCCAGCGGCGGAGGCCAACACAGCTGATCCAGAAAGCCCAGCTCTCTTTTCAGAGGTAGCATCTGGTGTCCTCGGAGGGCTTCTTGCTAATCCAAAGGGCAAAATTCCCAACCTGGCAAGAGGCCCTGCAGGGCGGAGCAGGGGACCCCCCGGGGTGACCCCAGCAGATGCTGACCCACTGATGACCCCCGGATTAGCTGATGCTTATGAGACCTACGGTGCTGATGAGACCACAACTCTGGGTCTCCAGGAAGAAATGACCATGGATTCCACAGTGACCCCATACAGTGAGCATACATCAATGCCAGGCAACAAAGCCCAGCAGCCCCAGATTAAGCATGATGCGTGGCGTTTCCAAGAGCCCTGA